From Lolium perenne isolate Kyuss_39 chromosome 5, Kyuss_2.0, whole genome shotgun sequence, a single genomic window includes:
- the LOC127302542 gene encoding rhodanese-like domain-containing protein 14, chloroplastic: MTTMIAASSIVKTNLPCSSRISSCSDFTSGHSWRPLEAAKHYRAHGVRSLRITCAATKTAKSPAEEEWKIKRQLLLEKRVRSVDVKEALRLQNENGFVILDVRPEAEFKQAHPPGAVNVQIYRLIKEWTAWDIARRAAFAFFGIFAGTEENPEFIKSVEEKLGKDAKIIVACSAGGTMKPTLNLPDGKQSRSLIAAYLLVLDGYKNVFHLEGGLYQWFKEDLPAEAEEEN, translated from the exons ATGACCACGATGATTGCGGCTAGCTCCATAGTGAAAACCAACCTTCCTTGCTCGTCAAGGATATCCTCCTGCTCAGACTTCACATCTGGTCATTCTTGGCGCCCATTAGAGGCTGCAAAGCATTACCGGGCGCATGGCGTGCGCTCCCTGCGGATAACATGCGCTGCCACTAAGACTGCGAAATCCCCAG CTGAAGAAGAATGGAAGATCAAGCGGCAACTCCTATTAGAGAAGCGG GTACGTAGTGTTGATGTGAAGGAAGCACTGCGCCTTCAAAATGAAAACGGCTTTGTAATTcttgatgtcagaccagaagcagaGTTTAAACAG GCTCACCCACCTGGTGCCGTTAATGTACAAATATACAGATTAATAAAGGAGTGGACAGCATGGGATATTGCAAGGCGGGCAGCATTTGCATTCTTTGGCATATTTGCTGGAACAGAAGAGAATCCCGAGTTCATAAAAA GTGTTGAAGAGAAACTTGGTAAAGATGCAAAGATAATTGTAGCATGTTCAGCAGGAGGAACAATGAAGCCAACACTGAATCTACCTGATGGGAAGCAATCAAG GTCTCTGATAGCAGCATACCTGCTGGTCTTAGACGGTTACAAGAATGTGTTCCATCTAGAGGGAGGACTCTACCAATGGTTCAAGGAAGACCTGCCAGCTGAAGCAGAGGAAGAAAACTGA
- the LOC127302544 gene encoding uncharacterized protein, with translation MATEKRRRHHGPPAVAAGASSSSSPADTPSPPPDLLPDIARRLTSLEDFFSLRASCRTYRALLPATRPLLASQAPLLLVSLYPSFVEALFHPGVRRLHRFRLPWGHHLPPSRHTLLYAHGFLVTATTAAAQYPPRLLLLHLFTGEQQRLPKVPAPFSRVILSHDLLAVLFLPGRRIVQHCHPGDALWRVATADAPHVLEDLIFVGGTLYALVRLRLAILELSETSLELSFLGGEYDDEENRPVGERFMLGECEGEVLLISEEQAETIVYRVFRWASVEGKWATIASLGGRTLFLGFNGFAACVGPDLPEVRGDCIYAAGRRLGEWYEYSLVDGTCDVCYAEYAGAPPLNSNSPLRPPVWVFPSLMQA, from the coding sequence ATGGCGACGGAGAAGCGTCGGCGTCACCACGGaccaccggcggtcgccgccggtgCCTCCTCTTCGTCGTCTCCCGCCGACACACCGTCACCTCCGCCGGACCTCCTCCCGGACATAGCCCGTCGCCTCACCTCCCTGGAGGACTTCTTCTCCCTCCGCGCATCCTGCCGGACCTACCGCGCCCTCCTCCCGGCGACCCGCCCGCTCCTCGCCTCCCAGGCCCCTCTCCTCCTGGTCTCCCTCTACCCCTCCTTCGTCGAGGCGCTCTTCCACCCCGGCGTCCGCCGCCTCCACCGCTTCCGCCTCCCCTGGGGCCACCACCTGCCCCCCTCCCGCCACACCCTCCTCTACGCCCACGGCTTCCTcgtcaccgccaccaccgccgccgcccagtACCCGCCgaggctcctcctcctccacctcttcacCGGCGAGCAGCAGCGCCTCCCCAAGGTCCCCGCCCCCTTCTCCCGCGTCATCCTCTCCCACGACCTCCTCGCCGTGCTCTTCCTGCCCGGCAGGCGGATCGTCCAGCACTGCCACCCCGGGGACGCGCTCTGGCGCGTGGCTACCGCCGATGCGCCCCACGTGCTCGAAGATCTGATCTTCGTCGGCGGCACCCTCTACGCGCTGGTTCGGCTCCGTCTTGCCATCCTAGAGCTGTCGGAAACTTCGCTGGAGCTCTCATTTCTCGGAGGAGAGTATGATGATGAGGAGAACAGGCCGGTGGGAGAGCGGTTCATGCTCGGGGAGTGCGAGGGCGAGGTGCTGCTTATCAGCGAGGAGCAAGCAGAAACCATCGTGTACCGAGTTTTTCGGTGGGCCTCCGTGGAGGGAAAATGGGCGACGATAGCAAGCTTGGGTGGACGAACACTGTTTCTCGGCTTCAATGGATTTGCGGCTTGCGTCGGTCCAGATTTACCTGAGGTCCGAGGTGATTGCATATATGCAGCTGGGCGACGCTTGGGCGAATGGTACGAGTATTCGTTGGTTGATGGAACTTGTGATGTCTGCTATGCCGAATATGCGGGCGCGCCGCCCCTGAACAGCAATTCACCTCTCAGACCCCCTGTTTGGGTCTTCCCCAGCTTGATGCAAGCCTGA
- the LOC127302545 gene encoding uncharacterized protein, translating to MQHAALLRALLPAPPLAAPRCRRRVGVPVRCAPGEGAAWLSSAVGEKVDELLRREENRALLDGVEAAERRVELARAALADIERQEAEARLASDELRILQKRRDEIAESQRELQQAREMINEAQLSLTSSLEDRGFWDTSSGEDIDKDSERLESVKAAAISSIIGVLASLPISSYEVQSLPQLFIRSSVVLISCALFGVTFRYAVRRDLDNIQLKTGAAAAFAVVRGLALLESGRPFELSTDALLSLALDGAVSVVGSIFIFLPSAIALDYCFKMRFLSPFPTRKQ from the exons ATGCAACACGCCGCGCTCCTCCGCGCTCTCCTTCCCGCTCCTCCGCTCGCTGCCCCGCGATGCCGCCGTCGCGTTGGCGTCCCCGTGAGATGCGCCCCCGGTGAGGGCGCGGCGTGGCTGAGCTCGGCGGTGGGGGAGAAGGTGGACGAGCTGCTGCGGCGCGAGGAGAACCGGGCGCTGCTGGACGGCGTCGAGGCGGCCGAGCGCCGCGTGGAGCTCGCCCGCGCCGCGCTCGCGGACATCGAGCGCCAGGAGGCCGAGGCCCGCCTCGCCAGCGACGAGCTCCGCATCCTCCAGAAGCGCCGGGACGAG ATTGCAGAGTCCCAGCGGGAATTGCAACAGGCAAGAGAAATGATCAACGAGGCACAACTTTCCTTGACTTCTAGTCTTGAGGATCGAGGATTTTGGGATACTTCAAGTGGAGAAGATATCGACAAAGATAGCGAGAGACTTGAATCTGTAAAAGCTGCTGCAATTTCCTCTATAATCGGTGTTCTGGCTAGTTTGCCCATATCTTCCTATGAAGTCCAGAGTTTACCCCAACTGTTTATACGATCATCGGTTGTTCTCATAAGTTGTGCGTTGTTTGGAGTCACATTCCGGTATGCGGTTAGAAGGGATCTGGATAATATCCAACTTAAAACGGGAGCTGCTGCTGCATTTGCTGTTGTTAGAG GTCTTGCTTTGCTGGAATCAGGGAGGCCCTTCGAGCTGAGCACTGATGCATTATTGTCACTAGCTCTTGATGGTGCAGTTAGTGTGGTTGGGAGCATTTTCATATTTCTGCCTTCTGCTATTGCACTGGACTATTGTTTTAAGATGAGATTTTTGAGTCCATTCCCTACAAGAAAACAATAG
- the LOC127302541 gene encoding ras-related protein Rab11A: MVSRGKEEEAAAGWEGEKEGEIDYVFKVVVVGDSAVGKTQLLGRFAKDEFFLDSKSTIGVEFQTRTLTLHRKRVKAQIWDTAGQERYRAVTSAYYRGALGAMVVYDVTRRSTFDHVPRWVEELRAHADGSTVVSLVGNKADLAPAHRPREVTTDEAAQLAEEQGLFFSEASALTGDNVERAFMALLEEVFAVVSRRALQLDEARRERHGGDGGGGGEVLSLKGTSVDLNDPIMETSAMKKSPSSQCACS; the protein is encoded by the exons ATGGTGTCCCGGgggaaggaggaggaggcggcggcaggGTGGGAAGGGGAGAAGGAGGGGGAGATCGACTACGTGttcaaggtggtggtggtgggcgaCTCGGCGGTGGGGAAGACGCAGCTGCTGGGGCGGTTCGCCAAGGACGAGTTCTTCCTCGACTCCAAGTCCACCATCGGGGTCGAGTTCCAGACCCGCACCCTCACCCTCCACCGCAAGCGCGTCAAGGCCCAGATCTGGGACACCGCCGGCCAGGAGAG GTACCGTGCCGTAACGAGCGCCTACTACCGCGGCGCGCTGGGCGCGATGGTGGTGTACGACGTGACCCGGCGGTCGACGTTCGACCACGTGCCCCGGTGGGTGGAGGAGCTCCGCGCCCACGCCGACGGCTCCACCGTGGTCTCCCTCGTCGGCAACAAGGCCGACCTGGCGCCGGCGCACCGCCCGCGCGAGGTGACCACGGACGAGGCCGCGCAGCTGGCTGAGGAACAAGGGCTCTTCTTCTCGGAGGCGTCGGCGCTGACCGGGGACAACGTGGAGCGCGCCTTCATGGCGCTCCTCGAGGAGGTCTTCGCCGTCGTCTCCCGCCGTGCGCTCCAGCTCGACGAGGCGCGGCGGGAGCGCCACGGCGGCGATGGAGGTGGGGGCGGCGAGGTGCTGTCGCTGAAGGGAACCAGTGTGGATTTGAACGACCCCATCATGGAGACCAGCGCCATGAAGAAGAGCCCCTCCTCGCAGTGCGCCTGCTCGTGA
- the LOC127302548 gene encoding vacuolar protein sorting-associated protein 22 homolog 1, translating to MRRRPGIAGLQNAAATRDKFRLVGENVAKVRTDVMQEQLATFRSQLEEFARKHKSDIRKNSVFRQQFHEMCAKVGVDPLASNKGVWAELLGIGDFYYELGVQIVDICIATRSLNGGLIDLLELRKLLCQKRKTDLASLSADDCLRAISKLKVLGSGFEVFSVGKKKLVRSVPTELNKDHNGILELAQARGYVTVEQVEKEFSWSTGRAIDALETLLKEGLAMIDDGHRDGKRRYWFPCVTLSSDTAGGSEGKS from the exons ATGAGGCGGCGGCCGGGGATCGCCGGCCTTCAGAACGCCGCGGCTACTCGC GACAAGTTCCGGCTGGTGGGGGAGAATGTGGCCAAGGTCAGGACGGACGTGATGCAGGAGCAGCTCGCGACCTTCAGGTCGCAGCTCGAGGAATTCGCTCGCAAGCATAAG AGTGACATACGTAAAAATTCGGTATTCAGACAGCAGTTTCATGAAATGTGTGCAAAAGTTGGAGTGGATCCACTGGCATCTAATAAAGGAGTCTGGGCAGAGCTCTTAGGGATTGGTGATTTCTACTATGAATTGG GTGTTCAGATTGTAGACATATGCATAGCAACCAGATCGCTTAATGGTGGTCTGATTGACTTGCTAGAGCTCCGCAAACTTCTCTGCCAGAAGAGAAAAACTGATCTTGCATCATTATCGGCAGATGACTGTTTACGTGCTATAAGTAAGCTGAAG GTCCTTGGTAGTGGTTTTGAAGTATTTTCTGTTGGGAAGAAGAAACTTGTGCGATCAGTTCCTACAGAATTGAATAAAGATCACAATGGGATACTTGAGCTAGCTCAG GCTAGAGGCTATGTCACTGTAGAACAAGTTGAGAAGGAGTTCTCATGGTCTACCGGCCGCGCAATTGATGCCCTCGAAACTTTGCTGAAG GAGGGACTTGCTATGATCGACGACGGGCACAGGGATGGCAAGCGTAGATATTGGTTCCCCTGTGTCACCCTCAGTTCGGACACCGCCGGCGGTTCAGAAGGGAAGTCATAA
- the LOC127302543 gene encoding auxin response factor 11-like, with translation MRMNKVRRKSVTFKSIERSAKPMKPPMRTYTKIQKFGSVERSIDVTRYRDYRELRSAITSMFGLQGKLEHPASSDWKLVHVDYENDVLLIGDDPWEEFINCVSYRHHKCSK, from the exons ATGAGAATGAATAAG GTTCGCAGAAAATCGGTAACTTTTAAAAGCATTGAGCGAAGTGCAAAGCCTATGAAACCACCGATGCGTACATACACAAAG ATTCAGAAGTTTGGATCCGTTGAAAGATCTATAGATGTGACACGGTACAGAGATTACCGTGAGCTGAGATCGGCCATCACATCCATGTTTGGACTCCAGGGGAAGCTTGAGCATCCTGCAAGTTCAGATTGGAAGCTTGTTCATGTTGACTACGAAAACGATGTCCTTCTCATCGGCGATGATCCATGGGA AGAATTCATCAACTGCGTCTCTTATCGCCATCATAAGTGTAGCAAATGA
- the LOC127302540 gene encoding uncharacterized protein, producing the protein MATSTAAAATSLSYHLLAPKPKPRTPPRLSLLTRKPSRAAISASASASAAAASDFLAPVPSLKSRLAAGDTLYGLFLLSFSPTLAEIAGLAGYDYVVVDMEHGPGGIPEALACLRALDAARTPAVLRLPEACPVWAKKALDLGPAGLMLPAVESPAAAAEAVSYCRYPPRGVRGAAYPIVRASAYGLDDSYVSRCEDDTLIICQVETAAGVAEVEAIAAVEGVDVVQMGPLDLSASMGYLWDPGNRKVRATLREAERKVLEARKKKGAAPETNAAFLGGFAMPNDPPEQLKLRGYNMVAGAVDIGLFRKAALENVKRFREASMEIGEEDDEEDEKEDGYWSE; encoded by the coding sequence ATGGCGACCtctaccgccgccgccgccacgtccCTCTCCTACCACCTCCTGGCGCCGAAACCCAAACCCAGAACCCCACCCCGTCTCTCCCTCCTCACCCGCAAGCCCTCCCGCGCCGCcatctccgcctccgcctccgcctccgccgccgcggccTCCGACTTCCTCGCCCCGGTCCCCTCCCTCAAGTCCCGCCTGGCCGCCGGCGACACCCTCTACGGCCTCTTCCTGCTCTCCTTCTCCCCCACCCTCGCCGAGATCGCGGGGCTCGCCGGCTACGACTACGTGGTCGTCGACATGGAGCACGGGCCCGGCGGCATCCCGGAAGCCCTCGCCTGCCTCCGCGCCCTCGACGCCGCCCGCACCCCCGCCgtgctccgcctcccggaggcctGCCCCGTCTGGGCCAAGAAGGCGCTCGACCTGGGCCCCGCGGGCCTCATGCTCCCCGCCGTCgagtcccccgccgccgccgccgaggccGTCTCCTACTGCCGCTACCCGCCCCGCGGCGTCCGTGGCGCCGCCTACCCGATCGTCCGCGCGTCCGCGTACGGCCTCGACGACTCCTACGTCTCCCGCTGCGAGGACGACACCCTCATCATCTGCCAGGTCGAGACCGCCGCCGGCGTCGCGGAGGTCGAGGCCATTGCCGCCGTTGAAGGGGTCGACGTCGTCCAGATGGGCCCGCTCGACCTGTCGGCGAGCATGGGGTACCTGTGGGATCCCGGGAACAGGAAGGTGCGCGCGACGCTCAGGGAGGCCGAGAGGAAGGTGCTGGAGGCcaggaagaagaagggtgcagctCCGGAGACCAATGCGGCTTTCCTGGGTGGGTTTGCGATGCCCAACGACCCACCGGAGCAGCTCAAGCTGAGGGGGTACAATATGGTGGCCGGAGCAGTGGACATCGGGTTGTTCCGGAAGGCGGCATTGGAGAACGTCAAGCGGTTCAGGGAGGCGTCGATGGAGATCGGtgaagaggacgacgaggaggatgagaaggAAGATGGATACTGGAGTGAGTGA